A DNA window from Acidobacteriota bacterium contains the following coding sequences:
- a CDS encoding DUF262 domain-containing protein: MNAGEVIFQKLLDGKIQYRIPLFQRTYNWREEQWKQLWQDLMRIYSMDTRRKHFVGSIVTYPIHGLPGDVNQHVMIDGQQRITTLLILLGVIRDHAHQAPEKWPGLPDEIRSTCLINEFAEDPEERIKLMPSRRDREPFDDLISNSRILDGTKQVAKAWQYFDRKLRRGDNNGNSIDLKKLKICVTDRLDIVSIALDSSDNPNRIFESLNYTGMPLTASDLIRNYLFMNIRDVNRQDSAYDKYWYPMQERLGRYLDDFFWRYLMMDGSLPRNNSKDIFDGVRDLIGQQPTEDQTVNALRQFNVFSRYYAQLAEVDTSGLTTATVERIHRLNQWQVDVAYPFLMKSLDHIGSSIKEHDVLEVMRMIESFVVRRAACSIPTNSLRRYFSQMAAGVDFKNFIASSKEYLSKKGWIWPSDDRFREGFLQFQVYNRTRLSRANLILWSLERAFEHKETPARTDKIEIEHIMPQTLTAEWIEALGPKFIDIHDRWLHTIGNLTLSAYNAELSNMMFAEKREILIASNFSLNSSLISLRKWDEEMIEERGRVFSEMAVIIWPR, from the coding sequence ATGAACGCCGGTGAAGTCATATTCCAGAAGTTGTTAGATGGGAAGATCCAGTATCGGATCCCATTGTTTCAGCGCACATACAATTGGCGTGAGGAGCAGTGGAAACAACTCTGGCAGGATCTAATGAGAATATACTCAATGGATACACGTCGAAAGCACTTCGTGGGCTCCATAGTAACCTATCCAATCCATGGATTGCCTGGAGATGTAAATCAACACGTAATGATAGATGGCCAGCAGAGAATTACAACTCTTTTGATACTTCTTGGCGTCATTCGTGACCATGCACACCAAGCGCCTGAAAAATGGCCTGGATTACCGGATGAGATTCGGAGCACGTGCCTGATAAACGAGTTTGCTGAAGATCCAGAGGAGCGGATCAAGCTAATGCCCAGTCGGAGAGATCGAGAACCGTTTGATGATCTTATAAGTAACAGTCGCATCCTCGATGGCACAAAACAGGTTGCGAAGGCTTGGCAATACTTCGATCGAAAGTTGCGCCGTGGTGACAACAATGGGAATTCAATTGATCTGAAGAAATTGAAGATTTGCGTTACTGATCGCCTCGATATAGTCAGCATTGCACTTGACTCAAGCGATAATCCAAACAGAATCTTTGAAAGCCTAAATTATACAGGTATGCCACTGACGGCATCTGACCTTATCCGCAACTACTTGTTCATGAATATTCGAGATGTGAATAGACAGGATAGCGCCTACGACAAGTATTGGTATCCGATGCAGGAAAGGCTTGGCCGGTATCTGGATGATTTTTTCTGGCGGTATTTGATGATGGATGGCAGCCTACCTCGCAATAATAGCAAGGATATTTTCGACGGCGTTCGTGACTTAATAGGACAACAACCCACAGAGGATCAAACCGTAAATGCGTTACGACAATTCAACGTATTCTCGCGCTACTACGCTCAACTTGCCGAAGTGGATACGTCGGGCTTAACGACTGCGACGGTAGAACGGATACACCGACTGAATCAGTGGCAAGTTGACGTAGCATATCCGTTTCTCATGAAGTCACTAGACCACATTGGTTCATCTATCAAGGAACATGATGTTCTTGAAGTTATGCGAATGATTGAGTCGTTCGTAGTCCGTCGCGCGGCATGTAGTATTCCGACAAACAGTTTGCGACGGTACTTTTCTCAGATGGCAGCAGGCGTGGACTTTAAGAACTTTATTGCATCTTCGAAAGAATATCTTTCCAAAAAAGGTTGGATATGGCCATCGGACGACAGATTCCGTGAAGGATTCTTGCAGTTCCAAGTTTACAACAGAACTAGATTGTCACGCGCCAATTTGATTCTTTGGTCATTGGAACGAGCATTCGAGCACAAAGAAACCCCGGCGCGTACAGATAAAATCGAAATAGAACATATCATGCCGCAAACTCTTACTGCAGAGTGGATAGAAGCACTTGGGCCGAAATTTATCGACATACATGACCGATGGCTTCACACAATCGGTAATTTGACTTTGTCGGCGTATAATGCTGAATTAAGCAACATGATGTTCGCTGAAAAAAGGGAAATTCTTATTGCTTCTAATTTTTCGTTAAACTCGTCTCTGATATCATTGCGCAAGTGGGATGAAGAAATGATCGAAGAAAGAGGTCGGGTGTTTTCTGAGATGGCAGTGATAATATGGCCACGATAA
- a CDS encoding HEAT repeat domain-containing protein: MELNLCLRTAGRFVAGAILIPLLGCGGEEDTRDPLRKILDISRDEAALAEYLQPIPPKEPQEALESFEAVDGFRMEMVAHEPLVNDPVAAAFDENGRLYVAEMRDYPYQPGPGEKPIGVVRLLEDTDGDGTLDRSHIFADELLWPTGVTVWNGGVYVTAPPDIWYLKDTDGDNKADIRKKVYSGFGHQNEQQMMNNIIMGVDHWIYGIASGNAGEIRSLENPDAPPVSLGARDYRFDPVSGRFETTTQTFQFGHAFDEWFNRFVCNQGMPGRHVVLPARYLERNPHLFYDLHRWLGPGANQVKPLVQGQTRLYKISPVERWRTIRQARRIFAGSYSRSAGVGHDYLTAGSGVTMYTGHAYPEKYRGSYFMGANTGNLIHRRVLIDDGVSFRSERGEGENSEFVRSTDTWFRPVNAVNAPDGTVYFLDMSRELIEATHVPERVMKHLDFTSGRDRGRIYRLAPPGFVSPPPPRLGEATIQELVSHLEHDGGWWRATAHRLIREREDRSAAPLLRRLLRESSRPLARMHALWSLQGLGSLRDRDLLRGLGDAEAGVRVHAVRLAESRLNRSRALFRKVSDLAQDPEIRVRFQVALSLGEVRGQRSLPALVRISRMDTGDFWVRNAVLSSCADFPHQLFARLANEETFLAQPESVQWLSRLARAVGARNRARELRRVLGALAANPVLAARPSARQEIIIGMAEGLAHSGGSLLGLRRLPASALSMITAHMERAGKIAADEAASLEDRLQSIRLLRHDRLNRVKPALASLVDPLQPQDLQIAAIDALAGFDSPEIPGILLKDWMTHSPRTRSKILETLFARQEWTEGLLQAVSEESVAANQIDAKRRELLLNHDDESIREQAVRLLGSEQLESRQEALADFQASLSLTGDHKRGEAVYRRECIKCHRLSSREHPIGPNLIRGTEKDPESLLVNILDPNRFVEPQYLQYVATDLKGGLYTGLLRDETATSVTLVEGDDLSNTLLRKNIKEIRATTNSLMPEGLEENVNHQEMADLITFILKYQYEVGTESAGIGYGEEVYEEMMLHPSLRPRVDKLSSDE; the protein is encoded by the coding sequence ATGGAGTTGAATCTGTGTCTCCGAACGGCTGGACGTTTCGTGGCGGGAGCAATCCTCATCCCGCTCCTGGGATGCGGGGGTGAAGAGGATACGCGGGATCCGCTCCGGAAGATCCTGGACATCTCCCGTGACGAAGCGGCCCTGGCCGAGTATCTCCAGCCGATCCCGCCTAAGGAGCCGCAGGAAGCCCTGGAATCGTTCGAGGCCGTCGATGGATTCCGCATGGAGATGGTGGCCCATGAGCCTCTCGTGAACGACCCGGTGGCGGCCGCATTCGACGAGAACGGCCGCCTCTACGTGGCCGAGATGCGGGACTACCCGTACCAGCCGGGACCGGGCGAGAAGCCCATCGGAGTGGTCCGCCTGCTGGAGGACACCGACGGCGACGGCACGCTGGACCGGAGCCACATCTTTGCCGACGAGTTGTTGTGGCCCACCGGAGTGACGGTCTGGAACGGAGGGGTCTACGTCACCGCTCCTCCCGACATCTGGTACCTCAAGGACACCGACGGCGACAACAAGGCCGACATCCGGAAGAAGGTCTACTCGGGCTTCGGACACCAGAACGAGCAGCAGATGATGAACAACATCATCATGGGAGTGGACCATTGGATCTATGGGATCGCCTCCGGAAACGCCGGCGAGATCCGGTCTCTGGAGAATCCGGACGCTCCTCCGGTCTCCCTGGGCGCCCGGGATTACCGTTTCGATCCCGTGAGCGGCCGGTTCGAGACCACCACCCAGACCTTCCAGTTCGGGCACGCCTTCGACGAATGGTTCAACCGCTTCGTCTGCAACCAGGGGATGCCGGGACGCCACGTGGTGTTGCCGGCCCGCTACCTGGAACGGAACCCCCACCTTTTCTACGATTTGCACCGGTGGCTGGGACCGGGCGCCAACCAGGTGAAGCCCCTGGTCCAGGGGCAGACCCGCCTCTACAAGATCAGCCCCGTGGAGCGCTGGCGCACCATTCGGCAGGCTCGGCGCATCTTCGCCGGGTCGTACTCCCGAAGCGCCGGCGTCGGCCACGACTACCTGACGGCCGGCTCGGGGGTGACCATGTACACGGGCCACGCCTACCCGGAGAAGTATCGCGGCAGCTACTTCATGGGCGCCAACACGGGCAACCTGATCCACCGCCGGGTTCTCATCGACGACGGAGTCAGCTTCCGCTCCGAGCGGGGGGAGGGGGAGAACTCGGAGTTCGTCCGTTCCACCGACACCTGGTTCCGGCCGGTCAATGCGGTCAACGCGCCGGACGGAACCGTCTACTTTCTGGACATGTCCCGGGAGCTCATCGAGGCGACCCATGTCCCCGAACGCGTGATGAAGCACCTGGATTTCACCAGCGGAAGAGACCGGGGACGCATCTATCGCCTGGCGCCCCCGGGCTTCGTGTCGCCGCCTCCGCCCCGGTTGGGCGAGGCGACGATCCAGGAGTTGGTCTCCCATCTCGAGCACGACGGGGGCTGGTGGCGGGCGACGGCCCACCGGTTGATCCGCGAGCGGGAGGACCGGTCGGCGGCGCCCCTCCTGCGGCGGCTTCTCAGAGAAAGTTCTCGTCCCCTGGCCCGGATGCATGCTCTCTGGTCCTTGCAGGGGCTCGGCTCACTCCGGGACCGGGATCTGCTGCGGGGTCTCGGGGATGCCGAAGCCGGGGTCCGGGTCCATGCCGTCCGACTGGCCGAATCCCGTTTGAATCGTTCCCGCGCCCTGTTCCGGAAGGTGTCGGATCTGGCCCAGGACCCAGAAATCCGGGTCCGGTTCCAGGTTGCCCTGAGTCTGGGCGAGGTGAGGGGGCAGCGGTCCCTTCCCGCACTGGTCCGGATCTCGCGGATGGATACCGGCGACTTCTGGGTCCGGAATGCCGTCCTGAGTTCCTGTGCCGATTTTCCCCACCAACTGTTCGCCCGGTTGGCGAACGAGGAAACGTTTCTCGCCCAACCCGAATCGGTCCAGTGGTTGTCCCGGCTCGCGCGGGCCGTGGGTGCCCGGAACCGCGCACGGGAGTTGAGGAGGGTCCTGGGCGCCTTGGCCGCCAATCCGGTGCTGGCCGCCAGACCGTCCGCACGGCAGGAGATCATCATCGGCATGGCCGAGGGACTGGCCCATTCAGGCGGCTCGCTTTTGGGTCTGCGAAGACTCCCCGCCTCTGCCCTTTCCATGATCACGGCCCACATGGAGCGCGCGGGCAAGATCGCCGCTGACGAGGCCGCTTCTTTGGAGGACCGGCTCCAATCCATCCGGCTGCTTCGCCATGATCGGCTGAATCGGGTGAAGCCCGCACTGGCCTCCCTGGTGGATCCCCTACAGCCCCAGGATCTCCAAATCGCGGCCATCGACGCCTTGGCGGGCTTCGACAGCCCGGAAATACCCGGCATCCTCCTCAAGGACTGGATGACGCATTCTCCCCGAACCCGGAGCAAGATCCTGGAGACCCTCTTCGCTCGACAGGAATGGACCGAGGGCCTGCTTCAGGCCGTCTCGGAGGAGTCGGTGGCAGCCAACCAGATCGACGCCAAGCGCCGGGAGCTCCTCCTGAACCATGACGACGAGTCCATCCGGGAGCAGGCGGTCCGGCTCCTGGGGTCCGAGCAACTGGAGTCTCGTCAGGAAGCGCTTGCCGATTTTCAGGCCAGCTTGTCCCTGACCGGCGACCACAAACGGGGCGAGGCCGTCTACCGCCGGGAATGCATCAAGTGCCACCGGCTCTCATCCCGCGAACATCCCATCGGACCGAACCTGATCCGCGGCACGGAGAAGGACCCCGAGTCGCTCCTGGTGAACATCCTGGATCCCAACCGTTTCGTGGAACCCCAATACCTGCAGTACGTTGCGACGGACCTGAAAGGCGGGCTCTACACCGGCCTGCTCCGGGATGAGACGGCGACGAGCGTGACGCTGGTGGAGGGGGACGACCTGAGCAACACCCTGTTGCGGAAGAACATCAAGGAGATCCGGGCCACGACCAACTCCCTTATGCCCGAGGGTCTGGAAGAGAACGTCAACCACCAGGAGATGGCCGACCTGATCACCTTCATCCTCAAGTATCAGTACGAGGTCGGCACGGAGAGCGCCGGCATCGGTTACGGGGAGGAGGTCTACGAGGAGATGATGCTCCACCCGTCACTGAGGCCGAGGGTCGACAAACTTAGTTCTGACGAATGA